One genomic segment of Helianthus annuus cultivar XRQ/B chromosome 14, HanXRQr2.0-SUNRISE, whole genome shotgun sequence includes these proteins:
- the LOC110906523 gene encoding uncharacterized protein LOC110906523 encodes MGWFIRDSRSGLSWADQTLGSISAPPMRLLAFLGLAILLMSMSTYTEFKVHIEREKMALKLFFYLLPLALFLVTYVTMRYRLPYVVRAAGMPKESGKQDGCSPWGVAFMVVLVLVLVKYHSAVQSGWF; translated from the coding sequence atgGGTTGGTTCATAAGAGACTCAAGATCAGGGTTAAGTTGGGCTGACCAGACCCTCGGTTCGATATCCGCACCACCCATGCGGCTGCTAGCCTTTTTGGGTCTGGCCATACTCTTGATGTCCATGTCTACTTACACCGAGTTCAAGGTTCATATCGAAAGGGAGAAGATGGCTCTCAAGTTATTCTTTTACTTGTTGCCACTTGCTTTGTTTCTTGTAACCTATGTTACCATGAGGTACCGGTTGCCATACGTGGTTCGAGCCGCGGGCATGCCCAAGGAGTCTGGAAAGCAAGATGGATGCTCGCCATGGGGCGTGGCGTTCATGGTTGtcttggttttggttttggtcaAGTATCATTCCGCGGTTCAGTCGGGTTGGTTTTGA